From Veillonella dispar, one genomic window encodes:
- a CDS encoding LTA synthase family protein, which translates to MMNRWQRLFEGIRTEIKVFIFFSALLTAFRIVFLAVFQSQLASVTMENILTSLWLGFRLSLKTVGSLCLLGFLGGTLVHTFVPKWPSLRIKQVVYSIATVLLTFLFLGRIPFYKIFNSSYNAMLINGKNDDISAIVNTAINEYNALMYIVGAVVLSAALCYFLVKFLAWGTKKYSDYVDTQLVCPTWYPKTKRTQWITGIGLTVAIGVLGLFFRFGGAFNYTNSINWESAARLSSNLLNETILDDVQALYRVKSIAKRADELEVINLTPQELSEKISAIGGTYNGKYFDGSFTRTITTERLAEQPQSINIVLGESYGLWPFLAEYNEPGAYLVEQGRKYAASPQAMSTQLALAQGTGTMPAINGLLTGMPDTGLYPNYEGESFKQPYGLGIGSVMKKLGYKTVFWYGGFSTWQNVKNFTLSQGFDEFHDASEMPSEEGNAWGVGDKDLFKAISAYMDQHRGEKILNVIMTTSNHPPYSINVAKEGYDVNKVKGHLPDTIAETDKQLNEMGHIWYADHVMGEFIAKEEKADPSALFVITGDHSERFTFAREVGPNVASTIPIIFYGRGIHKDWLAPNAFGMSIQIIPTLAELAGRPGQTYEAMVPSLFTQEEFVFNHRLYLDKNGKVLEQSANMPQSYGDMIKNMRELAAWRIKHGDSIQ; encoded by the coding sequence ATGATGAACCGATGGCAACGATTATTTGAAGGCATACGAACAGAGATTAAGGTGTTTATCTTTTTCTCTGCTTTGTTGACTGCATTTAGAATCGTGTTTCTTGCAGTATTTCAATCACAGCTAGCATCTGTGACGATGGAGAATATCCTTACGTCCTTATGGCTAGGCTTTAGATTGAGTCTCAAGACAGTCGGTTCTTTATGTTTACTAGGCTTTTTAGGTGGCACATTGGTACATACCTTTGTACCTAAATGGCCGTCCTTACGCATTAAACAGGTTGTGTATTCCATAGCGACTGTACTGTTAACCTTCCTATTCTTAGGCCGCATTCCGTTCTACAAAATATTCAATTCCTCTTATAATGCGATGCTCATCAATGGTAAAAACGATGATATCAGCGCCATTGTAAATACGGCGATTAATGAATATAATGCGTTGATGTATATCGTTGGAGCCGTAGTATTGAGTGCAGCCCTATGTTATTTCCTCGTTAAATTCTTGGCGTGGGGTACAAAGAAATATAGTGATTACGTTGATACTCAATTAGTTTGTCCTACTTGGTATCCTAAGACTAAGAGAACGCAATGGATCACAGGTATTGGATTGACTGTAGCTATCGGTGTATTAGGTCTGTTCTTTAGATTTGGTGGTGCTTTTAACTATACAAATTCTATCAACTGGGAAAGTGCGGCACGCCTCAGTTCTAATTTGTTAAACGAGACTATCCTCGACGATGTGCAGGCTCTTTATCGTGTTAAAAGTATTGCAAAACGCGCGGATGAGTTAGAGGTTATCAACTTAACCCCTCAAGAATTGAGTGAGAAAATCAGTGCCATTGGTGGTACATATAATGGTAAGTATTTTGATGGTTCTTTCACAAGAACTATTACGACAGAGCGTTTAGCGGAGCAACCACAGTCCATCAATATCGTTCTCGGTGAATCCTATGGTTTGTGGCCATTCCTCGCTGAATACAACGAACCTGGTGCGTACCTTGTTGAACAAGGTCGTAAATACGCTGCCAGCCCTCAAGCGATGAGCACGCAGCTAGCCCTTGCTCAAGGTACAGGCACCATGCCTGCTATCAATGGTTTACTCACAGGTATGCCTGACACAGGTCTATATCCTAACTATGAAGGTGAAAGTTTTAAACAACCGTATGGTTTAGGCATTGGCTCTGTTATGAAAAAGCTAGGCTATAAAACTGTATTCTGGTACGGCGGATTTAGTACATGGCAAAACGTGAAGAACTTCACCTTGTCTCAAGGCTTTGACGAATTCCACGATGCGTCTGAAATGCCTAGCGAAGAAGGCAATGCGTGGGGCGTAGGCGATAAAGATTTATTTAAAGCGATTTCTGCGTATATGGATCAACATAGAGGGGAAAAAATCCTCAATGTCATCATGACCACCTCTAATCATCCGCCGTATAGCATCAATGTAGCCAAGGAAGGGTATGATGTGAATAAGGTAAAAGGTCATTTGCCTGATACAATTGCAGAAACTGACAAGCAATTGAACGAGATGGGACATATTTGGTATGCAGACCACGTGATGGGCGAGTTTATTGCTAAAGAAGAAAAAGCAGATCCATCAGCGCTCTTCGTTATCACTGGGGACCATAGCGAACGATTTACCTTTGCTCGTGAAGTAGGGCCTAATGTGGCATCTACGATTCCCATTATCTTCTACGGTCGCGGTATTCATAAAGACTGGCTTGCTCCTAATGCGTTTGGCATGAGCATTCAAATTATTCCAACCTTGGCAGAACTAGCGGGGCGACCTGGTCAAACCTATGAAGCCATGGTGCCAAGCTTGTTTACACAAGAGGAATTTGTATTTAACCATAGATTATATCTAGATAAAAATGGCAAAGTATTAGAACAAAGTGCGAATATGCCTCAATCCTATGGGGATATGATTAAAAACATGCGCGAACTCGCAGCATGGCGTATTAAACATGGGGATAGTATTCAATAA
- a CDS encoding glycosyltransferase family 2 protein: MSTVTAIILARNEEKHIVDCIKSIQFADEILVIDDGSTDQTVPLATNLGAKVIPHPLNGDWSQQRRFAISQAHCEWILFIDSDERVSPQLAKSIQESIKGEPKAYWLRRYNLFHHNPATHGVVRPDKVLRLMPREGATVEGAVHETFISPYPQATLEGKLYHYTYDNWHQFFEKFNKYTTAAANKYKKQGKSCSFLGDIILRPTWAFFKIYILQGGILDGKIGFLLSIYHMMYTMTKYVKLYYLNKSNGQL, encoded by the coding sequence ATGAGCACTGTGACGGCTATTATCTTAGCTCGCAACGAAGAAAAACATATTGTAGATTGTATTAAAAGTATTCAATTTGCTGATGAAATATTAGTTATTGATGATGGAAGTACAGATCAAACGGTACCTCTTGCTACTAACTTGGGGGCTAAAGTTATACCACATCCTCTGAATGGAGATTGGTCACAACAACGGAGATTTGCTATATCTCAAGCACATTGTGAATGGATTCTATTTATAGATTCGGATGAGCGTGTATCTCCTCAATTAGCAAAATCAATCCAAGAATCTATTAAAGGAGAGCCAAAGGCCTATTGGCTACGAAGATATAATTTATTCCATCACAATCCAGCTACGCATGGCGTAGTAAGACCTGATAAGGTTTTGAGATTAATGCCTCGTGAAGGGGCTACCGTGGAGGGGGCAGTCCATGAGACTTTTATTAGTCCTTATCCACAAGCTACATTAGAAGGTAAATTGTATCATTATACTTATGATAACTGGCATCAGTTCTTTGAAAAGTTCAATAAATACACTACAGCAGCGGCCAACAAGTACAAGAAACAAGGGAAATCTTGTAGTTTTTTAGGGGATATTATATTGCGTCCAACATGGGCATTTTTTAAGATATATATTTTGCAAGGTGGCATATTAGATGGAAAAATAGGTTTTCTATTATCTATCTACCATATGATGTACACCATGACGAAATATGTAAAATTATATTATTTAAACAAATCTAATGGGCAATTATAA